The following proteins are encoded in a genomic region of Acidobacteriota bacterium:
- a CDS encoding esterase family protein, with translation MNADRRRYFGIVWLVLMLACAAIGQSAAKTGFSEEKLKSKMMAREMPYRVILPTGYADPKQTSLRFPVVLLLHGLTGHYSNWIDKTGLVAYAAKHDFIIVTPEGDNGWYSDSVTAANDKYESYIVKELIPEIDAKYRTLAERDHRMVAGLSMGGYGALKFGLKYPEMFSFVGSFSGALGAPSFTEKTAGNIGKGIDVIMGAEDGDSRKSNDIFRMIRELTPDRLKALPYIYQSCGTEDFLIQNNREYLALLNEKKVPHEYREHPGGHTWPFWDEQVREFLAVAERRARRQAISDTR, from the coding sequence ATGAACGCAGATAGACGCAGATATTTTGGGATCGTATGGTTGGTCCTAATGCTCGCGTGTGCGGCGATAGGTCAGTCGGCGGCCAAAACCGGATTTAGCGAAGAAAAGCTAAAGAGCAAAATGATGGCTCGTGAGATGCCGTATCGCGTCATATTGCCGACGGGTTATGCAGATCCAAAACAAACATCTCTACGATTTCCAGTCGTTCTTTTGTTGCACGGGCTTACCGGACACTACAGCAATTGGATCGACAAGACCGGTCTCGTAGCGTACGCCGCAAAGCATGATTTCATCATCGTCACACCCGAAGGCGACAATGGTTGGTACTCGGACAGCGTTACGGCCGCCAACGATAAATACGAAAGCTACATCGTCAAGGAATTGATTCCCGAGATAGATGCAAAATATCGAACACTTGCTGAACGCGATCATCGAATGGTCGCCGGGCTATCGATGGGCGGCTATGGTGCTTTGAAGTTCGGGCTGAAATACCCTGAGATGTTTTCGTTCGTCGGTTCGTTCAGCGGGGCGTTGGGAGCTCCCTCGTTCACTGAGAAAACCGCCGGCAATATCGGCAAGGGAATTGACGTTATCATGGGAGCCGAGGACGGCGATTCACGTAAGTCCAATGATATCTTCCGGATGATCCGTGAACTGACTCCTGATAGGCTCAAAGCTCTGCCGTATATATATCAGTCATGCGGGACCGAGGATTTTCTCATCCAGAATAACCGCGAATATCTTGCCTTGTTGAACGAAAAGAAAGTCCCGCACGAATATCGCGAGCATCCGGGCGGACATACGTGGCCGTTTTGGGACGAACAAGTGCGTGAGTTCCTCGCCGTCGCGGAACGAAGGGCTAGGCGACAAGCAATTAGCGATACGCGATAA
- a CDS encoding four helix bundle protein, which produces MKDFRTLSVWHKSHGLTLRIYEITRSFPKEELFGLTSQIRRASSSISANIAEGCGRDSDGDFQRFLQIAFGSVNEVDYHLLLAFDLKIVDEVTYRELLENVIEIKRMLSSLIRKVRMDR; this is translated from the coding sequence ATGAAGGATTTCCGGACTTTGAGTGTTTGGCATAAATCTCATGGTTTGACTTTGCGGATTTACGAAATTACGCGCTCTTTCCCCAAGGAAGAGCTATTCGGTTTGACAAGTCAAATTCGGCGAGCGAGTTCTTCGATATCTGCCAATATCGCCGAAGGGTGTGGACGTGATAGCGATGGAGACTTTCAACGATTTCTGCAAATCGCGTTCGGTTCAGTTAACGAGGTTGACTATCATTTGCTTTTGGCTTTCGATTTAAAAATTGTTGACGAGGTCACGTATCGCGAACTCCTCGAAAACGTCATTGAGATCAAACGAATGCTATCCTCACTAATTCGAAAGGTCAGAATGGACCGCTAA
- a CDS encoding VCBS repeat-containing protein, which translates to MRSLLLFLLLTVPVLSANAAIKTWTGAGADANWGTSANWSPAGSPVANDDLVFPAAAPQQSNNNNTTLFTTYRSITIEGGTYTIGGNPLRLTSGITVNSGTQTLNTAITLSGAQTFTSANAATATIVILSVGRNTLTIDGTGALGIGLLSGSGRIVKAGTGASLIAAATGYSGEINVNGGILVNDASTPSSYVLINTGNANPNPNLPSGFGGTGSVGIVDVFVGAISAGTLTSPTGVLNINGILHIYPAGTYVCKIAGSLPGANGHDQLNVTGTVNLDSSTLIPLPFNNFRPAIGESLVIIRNDGTDAVIGTFRNLPEGGVFSGALNTAYQITYQGGDGNDVAIKRIPRSPFDFDADGKTDVSTVDQQTATWDIDQSTSGPRSVQLGLPTDKIVPADYDGDNKADIAVFRNGSWLVLGSISTTVVTTAFGSPGDIPIPNDFDGDGRADFAVFRPSTGIWYQLRSLGNQFYAQQFGANGDIPQMADIDGDGLGDLAVYRPTGGEWHFWQSATNSYLAFPFGISTDKPVIADYDGDGRSDVAVFRGTDDSNLPDFYILLTNGGVYYGLSWGITGDIPVVGDYDGDGRADIGIYRPGTNFWYILGSTTGLSQQQWGNGQVKPIPSAYVP; encoded by the coding sequence GCTCTCAGCGAATGCGGCGATCAAAACATGGACCGGTGCCGGCGCTGATGCAAACTGGGGCACGAGTGCTAACTGGTCGCCGGCCGGTTCGCCCGTCGCGAATGACGATCTCGTCTTCCCTGCCGCCGCGCCGCAGCAATCCAACAATAACAACACTACGCTCTTCACGACGTATCGTTCGATCACCATCGAGGGCGGAACATACACGATCGGCGGCAATCCGCTTCGTTTGACCAGTGGGATCACGGTCAACTCCGGCACGCAAACACTAAACACCGCGATCACGCTCAGCGGCGCCCAGACTTTTACTTCCGCAAACGCCGCAACCGCTACGATCGTGATCTTGTCGGTCGGCCGCAACACCTTGACGATCGACGGCACCGGGGCACTCGGCATAGGCTTACTCTCGGGCAGCGGGAGAATTGTAAAGGCGGGAACCGGAGCAAGTTTGATCGCCGCGGCAACCGGATATAGCGGAGAAATAAACGTCAACGGCGGCATTTTGGTCAACGACGCTTCAACACCGTCGTCCTACGTCCTTATCAATACCGGAAACGCAAACCCGAATCCAAATTTGCCCAGCGGTTTTGGCGGAACGGGATCGGTCGGGATCGTTGACGTTTTTGTCGGTGCGATCAGCGCCGGAACACTCACTTCGCCGACCGGCGTTTTGAACATTAATGGAATTCTGCACATATATCCCGCCGGAACCTATGTTTGCAAGATCGCCGGGAGTTTACCCGGAGCGAACGGACACGATCAACTGAATGTTACCGGAACCGTGAACCTGGACAGCTCGACATTGATACCTTTGCCGTTCAACAATTTTCGCCCGGCGATCGGCGAGAGCCTCGTGATCATTCGCAATGACGGAACTGATGCTGTCATCGGCACGTTTCGCAATCTACCTGAGGGCGGTGTATTCTCGGGTGCACTGAACACCGCATACCAGATCACATATCAAGGCGGTGACGGTAATGACGTTGCCATCAAACGGATACCCAGGTCGCCGTTCGATTTTGACGCCGATGGCAAAACTGACGTTTCTACGGTCGATCAGCAAACTGCAACTTGGGACATAGATCAGAGCACCTCCGGACCACGCTCTGTCCAATTGGGTTTGCCCACTGACAAGATCGTTCCCGCCGACTACGACGGCGACAACAAAGCCGACATTGCCGTTTTCAGGAATGGCAGTTGGTTAGTGCTCGGCAGCATTTCAACGACCGTTGTGACAACTGCTTTTGGTTCACCGGGCGATATTCCGATCCCAAATGACTTCGACGGAGACGGACGTGCGGATTTTGCGGTATTTCGGCCATCGACCGGTATTTGGTATCAACTTCGATCGCTGGGAAATCAGTTCTACGCACAGCAATTTGGTGCGAATGGCGACATCCCGCAAATGGCGGACATTGACGGCGACGGACTCGGTGACCTGGCGGTCTACCGCCCGACCGGCGGCGAATGGCATTTCTGGCAAAGCGCCACCAACAGCTATCTCGCGTTTCCGTTCGGAATTTCGACCGACAAACCGGTCATCGCTGATTACGACGGTGATGGCAGATCAGATGTCGCGGTATTTCGAGGGACAGACGACTCGAACCTTCCGGATTTTTACATTTTGCTGACGAATGGCGGTGTTTATTACGGCTTGTCGTGGGGAATTACCGGCGACATTCCGGTCGTTGGTGACTACGACGGTGACGGCCGGGCCGATATCGGGATCTATCGCCCGGGCACAAATTTTTGGTACATACTTGGCTCGACTACCGGGCTCTCACAGCAGCAATGGGGAAATGGCCAAGTAAAGCCTATCCCAAGCGCGTACGTGCCTTAG